Proteins from a genomic interval of Chionomys nivalis chromosome 7, mChiNiv1.1, whole genome shotgun sequence:
- the LOC130878788 gene encoding uncharacterized protein LOC130878788, translating to MPSSPTQDSPLFFSDVERVRHKSQGYSESFPDADNATTQKLQILSDRAGEAEIRAGIEKIRAQAELTRSHPEHPQAQAELVRAQAELTRSHPEHPQAQAELVRAQAELVRAQAELTRAQAKMGAVGEDSKPKDQKQVQTNESHAKESRAVKKQSKAKNRKKVKTKKREDKAKGDSDKKKRQGRRKHRSFRDLCLQVLEMLKKISKYLARCFGLLRELIRKFPLYS from the exons ATGCCTTCCTCTCCAACACAG GACTCGCCTCTCTTCTTCTCTGATGTGGAGCGAGTACGACACAAATCGCAGGGTTACTCTGAGAGCTTCCCAGATGCTGACAATGCAACGACCCAGAAGCTGCAG ATCCTGTCTGACAGAGCTGGGGAAGCAGAAATCAGAGCTGGGATTGAGAAGATCCGAGCCCAGGCTGAGCTGACCCGATCCCATCCTGAGCACCCGCAAGCCCAGGCTGAGCTGGTCCGAGCCCAGGCTGAGCTGACCCGATCCCATCCTGAGCACCCGCAAGCCCAGGCTGAGCTGGTCCGAGCCCAGGCTGAGCTGGTCCGAGCCCAGGCTGAGCTGACCCGAGCACAAGCCAAGATGGGAGCTGTAGGAGAGGATAGCAAACCTAAAGATCAGAAACAAGTCCAGACCAATGAGAGCCACGCCAAGGAGAGTAGAGCAGTGAAAAAGCAGAGCAAAGCTAAGAATCGGAAAAAAGTCAAGAccaaaaagagagaagacaaggCCAAAGGAgatagtgataaaaaaaaaagacaaggtagGCGCAAACACAGGAGTTTTAGGGACCTATGCCTGCAAGTCTTAGAGATGttgaagaaaatttctaaatatttggcTAGGTGTTTTGGGTTACTCAGGGAACTAATAAGAAAATTTCCCCTTTATTCATGA
- the LOC130878468 gene encoding flagellar attachment zone protein 1-like, which translates to MGGTKILCDITGEVEIRAGIEEMQAQAENQQAQDENQRVQAELARAQAELARAQVEMARAQAELARAKAELARAQAENQLVEAENQRIQAELTQAQAELARAQAKNQRVQAENQQVQAELARAQAELARAQAENQLVEAENQRIQAELTQAQAELTRTQAENRRVQAELIRAQAEQLLAKAKQTRAQAELIRAQGEQTQPQDEWFRAQAEWIQAHAKQKSQGEPEHSRFGDIFQCVLKKLKQIWKCIVQFI; encoded by the coding sequence ATTCTGTGTGACatcactggggaagtggagatcAGAGCTGGGATTGAGGAGATGCAAGCCCAGGCTGAGAACCAGCAAGCCCAGGATGAGAACCAGCGAGTCCAGGCTGAGCTAGCCAGAGCCCAGGCTGAGCTGGCCCGAGCCCAGGTTGAGATGGCCCGAGCGCAGGCTGAGCTGGCCCGAGCCAAGGCTGAGCTGGCCCGAGCCCAAGCTGAGAACCAGCTAGTCGAGGCTGAGAACCAGCGAATCCAGGCTGAGCTGACCCAAGCACAGGCTGAGTTGGCCCGAGCCCAGGCTAAGAACCAGCGAGTCCAGGCTGAGAACCAGCAAGTCCAGGCTGAGCTGGCCCGAGCCCAGGCTGAGCTGGCCCGAGCCCAAGCTGAGAACCAGCTAGTCGAGGCTGAGAACCAGCGAATCCAGGCTGAGCTGACTCAAGCACAGGCTGAGCTGACCCGAACCCAGGCTGAGAACCGGCGAGTCCAGGCTGAGCTGATCCGAGCCCAGGCTGAGCAGCTCCTAGCCAAGGCTAAGCAGACCCGAGCCCAGGCTGAGCTGATCCGAGCCCAGGGTGAGCAGACTCAACCCCAGGATGAGTGGTTCCGAGCACAGGCTGAGTGGATCCAAGCCCACGCCAAACAGAAGAGCCAAGGTGAGCCTGAACACAGTAGGTTTGGGGACATATTTCAGTGTGTCTTAAAGAAGTTGAAGCAAATTTGGAAATGCATTGTTCAGTTTATTTAG